From Osmerus mordax isolate fOsmMor3 chromosome 7, fOsmMor3.pri, whole genome shotgun sequence:
CGTTTCACCCGCTCGCAGATTCTCATCCAAAACGGTAACCAAGGCAACACTTGACTGAGATGTGCACTGCATATCTTGGTTCATAGGTGGACTGACTCTCATGTTCTCTCAGGTGGGGAGATTGACTGTGTGGATAAGTATGGCAATACCCCCCTCCATGTTGCTGCTAAGTATGGCCACGAGCTGCTGATTAGCACTCTGATGACCAATGGGGCAGACACGGCCAGGTGAGGATAATTACAAAACCTGCTGACAAAGGTTTTTGAAGGTTTTTctgcataaataaataaagggacAGTTCAAGTGCAAGTAATGTATTGTGATGTTTCCAGGCAAGGGATCCATGGGATGTTCCCCTTGCACTTAGCTGTGCTCTACGGGTTTTCAGACTGTTGTCGCAAGTTGCTCTCCTCAGGTAGGCAGCTTACTGCAGTGCCACTCCTGTAAAGGTTTTCCAAAAAAGTTCTTTATCTAAGATAGAACCTAATCCCTCTTTCTGTTGTCTGGTTTCTGTTTAGGTCAGCTGTATAGTATTGTTTCATCCATGAGTAAGGAGCATGTCCTATCAGCTGGGTTTGACATAAACACGCCTGACAACTTGGGACGAACCTGTCTCCACGCTGCTGCCTCTGGAGGGTGAGGTGTACACAGACTCACATCCCTTAACTAGACTGGCCCTGTCATTTCTTCTGATGGCCAACATCCCCTTGAGGGTTACAGCCTGCTAGTTCCAGTGCCCTTTTCAGAATAGTGACCCTatgctctccttctccctcccacagAAATGTTGAATGTTTGAACTTGCTCTTAAGTAGTGGTACCGACTTGAATAAGAGGGACAAAATGGGAAGGTGAGTTCTTACTACCCTAAATATCAAAGACTCACTAGAAACTCAGATGTTTAATATAATTAGATGATATGGGATGGTATTTGATGGTGAAATGTGCTGACGATGTCTCTCAGAACCCCGTTGCACTATGCGGCTGCCAATGGGAGGTACCAGTGCACTGTGACCCTGGTGAGCGCTGGCGCTGAGGTCAACGAGCCTGACCGGACAGGCTGCACCCCCCTGCACTACTCTGCTGCCTCCCAGGCTTTCAGCAGGTAGgaactccctcactcactctttcactcactcgATAACTTAGACTCCCAATTCATGTTTGAATGATGGATACATATTGTCCAATTGGACAGAGTGGACAGACATTTTTCTGGAAGCCATCAAAATGAAGAGGATGGGACAAAGGAGTCTTACTTGTGAGTTTGTCCTCCCGACGATGACCTTCTTGCACCCTTTACGACCCATCTATGTATATTGACTTTGATCATCTATCTCAACCTTTCTCACAGTTGTTTGGAGCATTTGCTGGACAATGGAGCAGACCCTTCCATGGTCAACTCTAAAGGCTACAGTGCTGTTCACTATGCGGCTTTCCATGGCAACAAGCAGAACCTGGAACTGGTGAGTTAGAATGCCATATGTcatacacacctgaacacagcgTTTATTAAACACTTAAACAAGCTGTTGATATTTCACTGATGCAGTCTTGTCTTGCAGCTGCTGGAGATGTCCTTCAATGCACTGGGAGACATAGAGAGCAGTATCCCAGTGAGTCCGCTGCATCTAGCTGTAAGTGCACTGTCCTCTAATCTCTGCCTCTATCTTCTAGGATGTAatccgtttttttttcttcttctccatccACTgagtgttcctcctctctcccccctcaggctGACCGGGGCCACTGGCAGGCGCTGCGTGTTCTGACGGAGACTGCGGCCTATGTGGATGTGCAGGACGGAGCGGGCCGCTCTGTGCTCTACCTGGCGGCCCAGAGAGGCTACGTCCGCTGTGTAGAGGTCCTGCTCGTCCAGGGGGCTTCATGCCTCCTCAACGACAACAAACGCATGTGGACCCCTCTGCATGTTGCAGGTACTGTATTACTACAGGTTTTACTCCGAGGGGTTCCAGACTAGAAACGCCGAGAAACGTAGACgcttatttttgtatttgttgtTCCCTACCAGCTGCCAATGGCCACGCAGACTGCCTGCTGATGATGATTGAAAATGGGGAGGAGGCTGATCTGACCAATGTCATGGACACACAGGGGCAGTGAGTATGCCCACCAACGTGCTTTGTTGTCTCATCAGTTCAAAGTAGAAACTTAACACAACCAAACGAACGAATGGACAATTGTTATGTTCTCCTGCCTCTCAGGACCCCTCTGATGCTGGCTGTGCTGGGAGGCCATGCTGACTGCGTCCAACTGCTGCTGGAGAAGGGGGCCTGGCCCGACGCCAGGGACAAGCGGGGCAGCACAGCCCTGCACAGAGGAGTGAGTCATCCTGCACAGCAGCCTGTCTGACGGTCTCAGCTGGAGCCAGCAGACCTGATAATGATCCCAGATGGGAGGAACTGTCCATATACATTTTAGAGGCTATGATTCTGATTTGAAAGCGTTACTTTCATAGCCCTGCATCAGAAGGCCTTTTAACATCCCCTGTGCTCTGCAGGCCGTGTTGGGTCGTGAAGACTGTGTGACGGCCCTACTGGACCACAAGGCGTCTGTGCTGTGTCGGGACGCCCAGGGCCGCACGCCCCTGCATTACGCAGCGTCCCATGGCTACACGGACATACTCAGTGGTCTGCTGCAGGCtgccatgacctctgaccccctggACTCTCTGCTGGACCACCATGAGTACACACCATTACACTGGGCTGCGTTCAGAGGTCAGAATGCTTTACCTTCGTGAATGTGATCGAATGTGTCATTATTATTTTATGTATTCAAATATTTATATTCTGTCTCCTGTCAGGGCATGAAGACTGTTTGGAAGTTTTACTTGAGCATAAATCCAGCACTCACAATGAGGGAAATTCTTTCACCCCACTGCACTGTGCTCTGTGAGTAGTTAGAATCTTTCCATCGTCTCTACTTGAATGGTGCATGACCCAGCATTATGTACATTATTCTAACAATAACCTTCCATTGCAGTATGAATGGCCACAGTGGTGCTGCAGAGATGCTGTTAGAATCTGCTGGCGTTCACATGATCAACACCAGAGATTCTAAAGGAAGGTGGGTGTCGACGACAAGGGCTCATCGTCATTGGCACCTCCCCCAGAGCTGCTTTTATAACATAATCAACGTTTCATAACGCCAGATTAGATGTTTATGAGAATCTGATCCTAAATGGTGAAATAATGCATTTTTCCCCAAAACATGGTAAAGATCCAGATTTGCGTTAACGCGGGCTTCTTTCCTCGTACATGCAGGACTCCGCTCCATGCAGCCGCGTTTGCCGAGGATGTGGCAGGGCTGCAGCTGGTTCTTCGCCACGGGGCAGAGATCAACGCCGTGGACCAAAGCGGTCGCTCCGCTCTGATGGTTGCCTCTGACAAGGGACAGAGTGGCACTGTGGGTAAGAGCCGGAACCTTCTGTACGGTACGCTGTGGTGACAGTCTTGGTGGTGTTAACACGAGTCaggcagtgatgtgtgtgtgtgttgtgtagcgaTCCTCTTGCACAGAGCCAAGGCTGACCTGACACTGCTGGATGACAACAGGAACACTGCCCTGCACCTGGCTTGCAGCAAGGTAAGCACAGACGTCTATAGGAACTAGAAGAAAACATTTCTGGGAGCTACAGTTACAGGCGTCTGTTCATTTTGTCGTTGGCGGATTTGTAATTCTGGAGTATTGCTCTCTCAGGCTCATGAGATGTGTGCCTTGCTCATCCTGGGGGAGATCCACAACCCCACTCTCATAAACGCCACCAACAGTGCACTGCAAATGTGAGTTCGTAAAACAATCTCTTATATTCACGTAGCATAACAGGGTTGAGGCTGGACTTCCCTTGGTGTGTtagtatgatgatgatgatgatgatgatggaagTAGCTGCAGGCCCCTGTGACCTGGCAGTTGTGATGCTcatccctgtgtgtctctgtgtgctgcTCCAGGCCCCTCCACCTAGCAGCTCGTAACGGCCTGGCCACAGTGGTGCAGGCTCTGCTGAGCCGAGGAGCCACAGTGCTGGCTGtggatgaggagggtgaggcAGAATTCCACCCCCACACATGGCAAATGTCGTTGTGTACTCATTATCGTGCGATAAAGTCCGTCACAGACATGATgtcttatggtgtgtgtgtgtgtttgtcccccaGGACACACCCCAGCCCTGGCTTGTGCCCCCAACAAAGACGTGGCTGACTGCCTggctctcatcctctccaccaTGAAGCCTTTCCCCCCACGGGACCCTtcttcctgcccctgctcctcttcctccgtttCCTCGTCCCCTGGTCTCAACTTGCTGAAGCACTGCGGCATCACCGCTGCCTGCGCACCCCTGCCTAACGGCGGCCTTCACCACGGTTACGTCAAAGACCTCCACGGCACCACGGTGGGCCTGGATGGGTGTCTGTCTGAATGAGGCTGATCCTCAGTCAGTTGCcgtaccaacaccaccaccaaggGGAGACTCCCTTTAAAACAGGAGTGTATCCCTGCACCCATCCACACCcatgcgcgcgcgtgtgtgtgtgtacgtatgcatatgtgtatgtgtgtgatagagagactgTGTAGACTTGGTTTGAGGTGCAGTCAAACTTATATGCAATTAGATTCCaaacctccacctccctgtagTGCTGGATACTGACTGAGACTGAGCTCTCTAGAAGGTCACCATTCGTCCACATGGACCCTAGCAATCCGGACATCCTAAATCATTAATCCCTTTAATTAAAGTCAGCACAAATTTATATCTGACACCTGAAATTAAAGAGAACTGTGTATGCACATagatctctcttctttctccataTCATTCAGTATTTGACATCATATCATTGACTAGTACAACTTGTGGTGGCCTTGTAGAGTAATGCACAGCCTTCCCAAATGAAAGATTAAACAGGTGGTGGTAGCAAAGCATAATTTATGAAGGAACCATACAAGGGAAACATCCAAGTCTTGTTTAAGAGTGCACTGCTAGTGTACTAATACAATCTTGTTTTTTTATGGTTACAAGATGTACTTCTGTAGTATACTTTAAAATTAAGACCTAAAATTATTTGGCATAAATTCTCCTTCTGAGAATTTTGTAACACTGCGTTGACAAATATATCAGCACGCCTCTTTACAAAAGAGAGCCCTGTTTGGGTTTGCATCAGTTTGTTCCAAATGGTGACATTATTGTTTAAAAAGCAAATACGTTTTGTTTAAGCTAGGATGTTGCTAGGCATATAAGTTATTACCAAAGTTAATCAACACTACTATGGCTGAAAATTATTTATTAGAGATGTACTGAGTCAGACAATAGATCTTGATATAGGCTACCTCTTAAACTCATTTAGCAGCTGCTTTTACCTTCATACAGGGcctagaaccccccccccccccctctctctctctctcttgtagaatgaggggggggggggggctgtaggctactgactgactgaacGAGGCCTTGCTCATTACTAGATGAAGGCTTAATGAGTGATATCGGCCCACCACACCTTATATCATTTCATCTTGAATCTGCACAGCCAATGATCCAATATTGACAGCAATGATCCAAGTGATCAGAAAAATATGCTTGGCAGTGCTCTGATTAGTGACCTTTGTATATTAAGAAACTGATTCACTTGATTTGATGCCTAAATCTGGTTCTTTGTGCTACTGAATGGCACTAGCATTCGACCTGAGGCTCTTGATAAGTATTGTAAAGACATGGCATTCCCatttccccctccatcatacccATTTTACTTTGACAAGTTTGGTATGCAGCTCATGTAGATTCTGGTAGTCAGAGAATGCTCTTCCATTTTGTTCATGTACTTTTTAAGCAATAGGTTATTTGCTTTCTGGCCTTTTTGATCGTTATTGAATAGACAATCACTGTCACAAGGGCTTTTGTTTCCCTGGAATTGTTTTTGATGTtcactttatttaaaaaaaaaaatgaaaaaaagaaagaaaaagatctCAGACTATAGACAAATGGTTAAACTTGTATGCAGGTCTTTTTTTTGTTGGCATTTTTCTGTCAGTACTAGCAAACATGCACTGGTCCGCCTTTATGGCATCTCATGAAATGCCTTTGGAACCATGCCTTCTGTGAATAGGCCTACATCATTACAGTACAAATGCTTGATATGAGAGTATGTCAAGTCCTAGGAttgttctctttctgtctgagcAGAGTAGCAAGGACCACTTGATCATGTAAAGTGGCCCTCCCTCCAGTAGGGGTCAGTAATATGGTGGTCAGACCACCATCTGGTTAGAGAACTCCCTTTTTAATATTTTCctcaatcctcctcctccttctgaatCCCGTAGGTGCATCATAGGAGTCTGTTGGAAAGAACCAATGATTTTCTCTTCCTATTAGTTTAGAGAAGATCTTGAGAGTAAAGTATAAGAGGAATCTGAGAGACCTTTTAAGGTTGCAACTTCATGTGTCATGGGAACATGAATTATTAGGGGAAACTTGGAATTTAGACAGGGAACCATGGTGACATTGTCATGGCCAGTACATACCATTTAGATGATCAGGAATAGCAGAAGCCCAAATATGTTACAATTGGTATTCCTTTTGTTGAGCATTTCTGTCTGGTACTAAGTGAATATGATCGTGTTGGACCACTAGATACTTTCACTTGACTTGATCAGCTGTATTCCATCAGACTATGGCAATGTTATACCAATTCAGGACAATACATTTCGTAACTATATAGAATGGCACAATTGTGTAGATGTTTTAGGTTTGTTTGGCTTTAGAATGACTGATAAGATGACCTCGGTTGTCCAATACCACATTCTATTGATCTCTATATTTCACTGAAATGGACAAAAAGTATTTTACCCCTAGCCCATGTTCAGTCACAGGAACAAAGTGGTTTGTGTTGTTTCACTATATTGTGAAAAGGGATAaatataatgtaaatgtaattatataGTCTCAGGAGCTGTTGATCCAGTAAACTTACAGGTATCTCATTAATTTAAACAAATACCATTAACACTCTTCAGTGGTATTCATCTTAAACAATCCCACATAGTTCCATAAGGCACTTACAAAGTCCAACACACCATGCAGCACAATTTCCCTGTGCACGTATGTGTACGAAGACAGcctgtgtttacatgttttttGCTGCCTAATTTTAAGAGAAATATACAAAAAATGGTTTAACGGATTCACTTTTGCTGATCAAGGTGCCGTTTCCATAACCCAGATTCATCCTGATGGTGTCCCTCAATTAGACAGGAGACGGAGCCATTTCCTCTGGACCTACCATGTTATCTTGAGCCAcaggttttttttgtgtgcataGGGTTTGTCATTTCTAGATGGAAAGCTAATTTGAATGGACCTGGGATGGAGATGTTTGGTGTAAACGAAAATAGGAAATGTATCATATGTATGATGTCTGGAAAAGGAAGCAATGAAAATTCACTTGTAgcaatagagaggagtgtgtgtgaagtgtgcagCACAAATATTGCACTGCCATTGATTTCGGCTAATTCACTAAATCATAGCATAGTTGCCAATAGAAAACATATGCAGGTTAAATATATGAATCTTAGGTTACAGTCATGGCCTATTGCCAAAACATGGACAAATCCTTAGTAAAGCAGCAATGGAATATGCATTTGTTCAAGCAGTTTACAGATTGATATTCAAACTGAGCCATGAATTTACTGACTAAAGTGAATGTAGGTTAGTATCAGAGCAGAGCTATATGCTTTCTCCTGGCATTGAACTATTGCTCTTCAactgtattgctttgaaatttCACAAGTAGCATGAAATggcttttatttaatttttttccaAATTTGCTTCATAATGGAATTAGTCTTCCTGCAGTGGGGATTTGGATAGTTAACAATGTACAAATGTATAGGATAATTCTCATTCATTTCCCCCCCAATAGTTTAACAGTCAATTAAGCATTATATATTTGTAGCTAGTTGTTTAGTCTTTGGTGTCATAACTAAATTAATAACTGTTTGTGTAAAAGGTAACAAGTCAGGAGGTTATTGGATTTAACGCTCATTTCATCAATACTTTTGAGATTGCCTTATAGTGCTTTGTAATGAAAATAGGATCACAGTAGATTACATCACATGGACAGCCTATTTGACTAAATGCACCTACAGTACATCCATTTAGTGCCATAGAAACCTTTGTTTGCCTTTACAACATGAATCATAGTAACGTAATGGTCAGAAACACATTTGGAACCTGCCAGGAGtagttttatttttaattttgtcTTGAGCATATTAGATGTTTGGAGCTGCATGTCTGTTTTTCAGTAGTTAGGCTATGGTAGTGCAAGGTGGGGACTGTAAAGCAATCAAGAAGGGTCGCATGAATTAGTAAATGGATGCAATTGTTTTGTGAAAGTAGATGTTAGGGACGTGTATTTGTAGTTGGAcagtgctggagggaggggaaaaaagtcTTGCTTCATGGTGTGGGCAAAACAATTCTAATGATTGTATGTTTGTACAGAGGTTTGTAATTGGTGTAGTTGGTTTTGTAGGCGAAATCATGGTGAATGACATAGATTTGCCTCAATTGAAGACTCTCTTCTTACTTGAAATAACGTTCCTATAAGGCAAATTGAATTTTAATTGATTTCATCCACTGTTAAGCCTTTTGCCTTAAAATGCTTAAAAGTAAACGATGTCTCGCTGTACGTAATAAGTTGCATCACCTCAAGAGTTAGGCCTTCATGTTGGGTTGCTCAAATCTTGGCTAATTT
This genomic window contains:
- the LOC136945994 gene encoding serine/threonine-protein phosphatase 6 regulatory ankyrin repeat subunit C-like yields the protein MGVLNIADQPPLVQAIFNRNADEVQSLLHKKEDVNALDQERRTPLHAAACMGDVHIMDVLIESGASVNAKDHIWLTPLHRAAASRNERAVGLLLRRGADANARDKFWQTPLHVAAANRATRCAETLLPQLSNLNMADRTGRTALHHAAQSGFQEMVKLLLNKGANLSAIDKKERQPIHWAAYLGHLEVLKLLVSRSADKSCKDKQGYSPLHAAAASGHIDIVKYLLRLGVEIDEPNAFGNTALHVACYTGQEAVANELVNHGANVNQPNRSGYTPLHLAAVSTNGALCLELLVNNGADVNMQSREGKSPLHMAAIHGRFTRSQILIQNGGEIDCVDKYGNTPLHVAAKYGHELLISTLMTNGADTARQGIHGMFPLHLAVLYGFSDCCRKLLSSGQLYSIVSSMSKEHVLSAGFDINTPDNLGRTCLHAAASGGNVECLNLLLSSGTDLNKRDKMGRTPLHYAAANGRYQCTVTLVSAGAEVNEPDRTGCTPLHYSAASQAFSRVDRHFSGSHQNEEDGTKESYFCLEHLLDNGADPSMVNSKGYSAVHYAAFHGNKQNLELLLEMSFNALGDIESSIPVSPLHLAADRGHWQALRVLTETAAYVDVQDGAGRSVLYLAAQRGYVRCVEVLLVQGASCLLNDNKRMWTPLHVAAANGHADCLLMMIENGEEADLTNVMDTQGQTPLMLAVLGGHADCVQLLLEKGAWPDARDKRGSTALHRGAVLGREDCVTALLDHKASVLCRDAQGRTPLHYAASHGYTDILSGLLQAAMTSDPLDSLLDHHEYTPLHWAAFRGHEDCLEVLLEHKSSTHNEGNSFTPLHCALMNGHSGAAEMLLESAGVHMINTRDSKGRTPLHAAAFAEDVAGLQLVLRHGAEINAVDQSGRSALMVASDKGQSGTVAILLHRAKADLTLLDDNRNTALHLACSKAHEMCALLILGEIHNPTLINATNSALQMPLHLAARNGLATVVQALLSRGATVLAVDEEGHTPALACAPNKDVADCLALILSTMKPFPPRDPSSCPCSSSSVSSSPGLNLLKHCGITAACAPLPNGGLHHGYVKDLHGTTVGLDGCLSE